A stretch of Solenopsis invicta isolate M01_SB chromosome 9, UNIL_Sinv_3.0, whole genome shotgun sequence DNA encodes these proteins:
- the LOC105201865 gene encoding Krueppel-like factor 7 isoform X2 yields MTKREASPRHIYTHSSGQRRQRRLERETFHQQTCYEMERYLKDEPKLQSYKKLPTELDTAPWNLFRAPSISWTTSTGTSAQFDPPIKMEVTTSSDERDPLCLDDIKFSPGDHNDNGRDRDLLDRHLDSLSMSSASSACSALSWDSSPSLSCTALILKKEPSEDLEEDEEHEEIEEEEDSGCESEGQILTPPSSPGSGQGHSNSSHSSSGSSMLDVHNLNLHGAGGRSAIVRVTTGNAQGVARLISVTANGFPAVAGTQHAHAGATAATTTVANRHHARSNEHSPPDTKRRIHKCQFPGCKKVYTKSSHLKAHQRTHTGEKPYKCSWEGCEWRFARSDELTRHYRKHTGAKPFKCRHCDRCFSRSDHLALHMKRHV; encoded by the exons ACATGCTACGAGATGGAGAGGTACCTGAAGGACGAACCGAAGCTACAATCGTACAAAAAACTCCCCACGGAACTGGACACAGCGCCCTGGAACCTCTTCAGGGCACCATCGATCTCGTGGACGACGTCCACTGGAACGAGTGCACAATTCGACCCCCCAATCAAAATGGAG GTGACGACGTCGTCAGACGAAAGGGATCCCCTCTGCCTGGACGACATTAAATTCAGTCCTGGTGATCATAATGACAATGGTCGCGATAGGGATCTTCTCGATCGTCATCTTGACTCTTTATCGATGTCCTCGGCGAGTTCGGCGTGTTCAGCACTGTCCTGGGACAGCTCACCTTCCCTCTCTTGTACGGCGCTCATTCTTAAAAAAGAACCGAGCGAAGACCTTGAGGAGGACGAGGAGCACGAG GAGatcgaggaggaggaggacagcGGATGCGAAAGCGAAGGTCAGATCCTGACGCCGCCGTCGAGTCCCGGGTCGGGTCAAGGTCATTCCAACTCCAGTCACTCGTCGAGTGGGAGTTCGATGCTCGACGTGCACAACCTCAACCTTCACGGCGCGGGCGGGAGGAGCGCCATCGTCAGGGTTACCACTGGGAACGCGCAGGGTGTCGCAAG ACTGATCTCCGTCACGGCGAACGGCTTCCCCGCGGTAGCCGGCACGCAACACGCGCACGCGGGCGCAACCGCGGCCACGACCACCGTGGCTAACAGGCACCACGCGAGGAGCAACGAGCACAGTCCGCCCGACACGAAACGCAGGATACACAAATGCCAATTCCCCGGGTGCAAGAAGGTCTACACCAAGAGCTCGCATCTCAAGGCTCATCAAAGGACGCACACGG GGGAGAAGCCGTACAAGTGCAGCTGGGAGGGCTGCGAATGGCGATTTGCGCGTTCGGACGAATTGACGCGCCATTACCGCAAGCACACCGGCGCGAAGCCGTTCAAATGTCGGCATTGCGACCGATGCTTCTCCCGCAGCGACCATCTAGCTCTCCACATGAAGAGACACGTGTAA
- the LOC105201865 gene encoding Krueppel-like factor 7 isoform X1 produces the protein MDTLLPSGNIFRELQDIHDTGYFSAQPSLEDHWQQTCYEMERYLKDEPKLQSYKKLPTELDTAPWNLFRAPSISWTTSTGTSAQFDPPIKMEVTTSSDERDPLCLDDIKFSPGDHNDNGRDRDLLDRHLDSLSMSSASSACSALSWDSSPSLSCTALILKKEPSEDLEEDEEHEEIEEEEDSGCESEGQILTPPSSPGSGQGHSNSSHSSSGSSMLDVHNLNLHGAGGRSAIVRVTTGNAQGVARLISVTANGFPAVAGTQHAHAGATAATTTVANRHHARSNEHSPPDTKRRIHKCQFPGCKKVYTKSSHLKAHQRTHTGEKPYKCSWEGCEWRFARSDELTRHYRKHTGAKPFKCRHCDRCFSRSDHLALHMKRHV, from the exons ACATGCTACGAGATGGAGAGGTACCTGAAGGACGAACCGAAGCTACAATCGTACAAAAAACTCCCCACGGAACTGGACACAGCGCCCTGGAACCTCTTCAGGGCACCATCGATCTCGTGGACGACGTCCACTGGAACGAGTGCACAATTCGACCCCCCAATCAAAATGGAG GTGACGACGTCGTCAGACGAAAGGGATCCCCTCTGCCTGGACGACATTAAATTCAGTCCTGGTGATCATAATGACAATGGTCGCGATAGGGATCTTCTCGATCGTCATCTTGACTCTTTATCGATGTCCTCGGCGAGTTCGGCGTGTTCAGCACTGTCCTGGGACAGCTCACCTTCCCTCTCTTGTACGGCGCTCATTCTTAAAAAAGAACCGAGCGAAGACCTTGAGGAGGACGAGGAGCACGAG GAGatcgaggaggaggaggacagcGGATGCGAAAGCGAAGGTCAGATCCTGACGCCGCCGTCGAGTCCCGGGTCGGGTCAAGGTCATTCCAACTCCAGTCACTCGTCGAGTGGGAGTTCGATGCTCGACGTGCACAACCTCAACCTTCACGGCGCGGGCGGGAGGAGCGCCATCGTCAGGGTTACCACTGGGAACGCGCAGGGTGTCGCAAG ACTGATCTCCGTCACGGCGAACGGCTTCCCCGCGGTAGCCGGCACGCAACACGCGCACGCGGGCGCAACCGCGGCCACGACCACCGTGGCTAACAGGCACCACGCGAGGAGCAACGAGCACAGTCCGCCCGACACGAAACGCAGGATACACAAATGCCAATTCCCCGGGTGCAAGAAGGTCTACACCAAGAGCTCGCATCTCAAGGCTCATCAAAGGACGCACACGG GGGAGAAGCCGTACAAGTGCAGCTGGGAGGGCTGCGAATGGCGATTTGCGCGTTCGGACGAATTGACGCGCCATTACCGCAAGCACACCGGCGCGAAGCCGTTCAAATGTCGGCATTGCGACCGATGCTTCTCCCGCAGCGACCATCTAGCTCTCCACATGAAGAGACACGTGTAA
- the LOC105201865 gene encoding Krueppel-like factor luna isoform X3, translating to MERYLKDEPKLQSYKKLPTELDTAPWNLFRAPSISWTTSTGTSAQFDPPIKMEVTTSSDERDPLCLDDIKFSPGDHNDNGRDRDLLDRHLDSLSMSSASSACSALSWDSSPSLSCTALILKKEPSEDLEEDEEHEEIEEEEDSGCESEGQILTPPSSPGSGQGHSNSSHSSSGSSMLDVHNLNLHGAGGRSAIVRVTTGNAQGVARLISVTANGFPAVAGTQHAHAGATAATTTVANRHHARSNEHSPPDTKRRIHKCQFPGCKKVYTKSSHLKAHQRTHTGEKPYKCSWEGCEWRFARSDELTRHYRKHTGAKPFKCRHCDRCFSRSDHLALHMKRHV from the exons ATGGAGAGGTACCTGAAGGACGAACCGAAGCTACAATCGTACAAAAAACTCCCCACGGAACTGGACACAGCGCCCTGGAACCTCTTCAGGGCACCATCGATCTCGTGGACGACGTCCACTGGAACGAGTGCACAATTCGACCCCCCAATCAAAATGGAG GTGACGACGTCGTCAGACGAAAGGGATCCCCTCTGCCTGGACGACATTAAATTCAGTCCTGGTGATCATAATGACAATGGTCGCGATAGGGATCTTCTCGATCGTCATCTTGACTCTTTATCGATGTCCTCGGCGAGTTCGGCGTGTTCAGCACTGTCCTGGGACAGCTCACCTTCCCTCTCTTGTACGGCGCTCATTCTTAAAAAAGAACCGAGCGAAGACCTTGAGGAGGACGAGGAGCACGAG GAGatcgaggaggaggaggacagcGGATGCGAAAGCGAAGGTCAGATCCTGACGCCGCCGTCGAGTCCCGGGTCGGGTCAAGGTCATTCCAACTCCAGTCACTCGTCGAGTGGGAGTTCGATGCTCGACGTGCACAACCTCAACCTTCACGGCGCGGGCGGGAGGAGCGCCATCGTCAGGGTTACCACTGGGAACGCGCAGGGTGTCGCAAG ACTGATCTCCGTCACGGCGAACGGCTTCCCCGCGGTAGCCGGCACGCAACACGCGCACGCGGGCGCAACCGCGGCCACGACCACCGTGGCTAACAGGCACCACGCGAGGAGCAACGAGCACAGTCCGCCCGACACGAAACGCAGGATACACAAATGCCAATTCCCCGGGTGCAAGAAGGTCTACACCAAGAGCTCGCATCTCAAGGCTCATCAAAGGACGCACACGG GGGAGAAGCCGTACAAGTGCAGCTGGGAGGGCTGCGAATGGCGATTTGCGCGTTCGGACGAATTGACGCGCCATTACCGCAAGCACACCGGCGCGAAGCCGTTCAAATGTCGGCATTGCGACCGATGCTTCTCCCGCAGCGACCATCTAGCTCTCCACATGAAGAGACACGTGTAA